The DNA window AAGTGGATGCACATGAATATTCAAGAATTCACAAGTGAAAAAGCAATGCTCttattcatttcttcatcttctccCTGAACAGGAAGCAGCTGGTCAGCACAGAAAGCTGCAGCGACAACATGGTGAGCTACGGCGTCAGGAACAGCATCGCCGCCTACCTGTCCTTTTCCGGGAGTCAACAAGCCGCAGAGACGAGAGCAAAAAGCAGGAAGAGCAAGAGTAAATCTGTTTATGCCCTTCCTGAAAGTGGCCTCGCAAACATTGACTACGATGACGACCTCTAGAGACAACAGTGGGGTTTTTTGAAAAGACTGGAATACCTTCACATGGAAGGCAGTAGAGGGCATCCTTCTCCATCACATTTCTCACATCGAACCAATATTTGTGTTAAACATTACAGACACTAGCCGTGTTTCCATTTAATGTGAATGTTGTGAATGCTACGTCAGAACTTATTCGCCAAAGCTGTTTCCACTTCCCATTTAGCACATTAACTCTTCTTCAGAAAAGGCAAGAACCACCTCAAGTGAGCgtaagaactttttttttgcgaAATTGAGGATGTTTTTTCGAATTTTGCCATTTCCGTTGACATTTTCTGATGCGATACTTCAAAATACGTTGATGGAAACACGGCTGTTGAAGTTTCTAACGTGAGTACTTTGAAGAACtttaacaataacacaaaccgTCATGACCCCACATGGTACACTTACACTTCGACTCAGCTGATCAAGGAACAAGGAACTAAAATATGGAGCTTAACTGGACGATTGTGCAATTGAACTGcaatgtgtgttttctataCATGAGCCAGAAAAACCAACAGCCTGGCATTATGATAGTTACAAAGGAGACTTGAATGCTGTAGGAATGTTAATATGTATATGAGTATTAATGGCTTTCAAACTATTTTCTTAGGCTCTTACAGTAATAAATGCTAGATGGTAAAATGGCCATACTGTGACACCAacttaaacctttatttattgaatgggtttttttgttttcacccTCAAAAGTTGATATGGTTAGCATTTTGTCAACATGTTAGCACACAATAGCTTATTTAGACATTAAGATAGgcagcaacattagcatttatttggagtcatgttcGTGTTCACCTGGTGAAAgtgagtccaatatttactcttttagctgttttgctCTCATCAACTCATGAGGAAAACATCCGGCTCTTGCTATTTATCTAtgtgctaaatgctccactgtggtCACCAACCAGTCACTAATTTGTCTGTTGTTTAGTGGTGGTCAGGTAGTTCACAGTGGAAAAAATCTCCCAGCTGTGGCTGGAAACTATGCCTATGAGAGCTGTGAGATTGAGTCAAAAAATGTTGTGGatcagaaaccaaaacaatccCTTTAAATACCACCAACCACCATTTGTTGAACTCCCTCTGTCGAGTTGTGGTTACTATTGAACGTGTGACGGTCTCACTAATTCCACATGGGCACCATATGACAGGCTGACTTACTTAACTTAACTGCTATTTAATAAGATGATAAATTCACAGCATATCTTGAATAATGGCATGCGAAACGTAAATATTTATCACCACAACAGCAGAATTAGTGGTGTCAGCAAAACCTAAAAACAAAACTCCTCTAACTTTTGAACATTTGTGCTTGAGCAACTTCCTCTTTCGTATTAAAGGGcttgattttaatatttttaacacCTAAGCATAAGAGGAGACCGTATGTGAACACATATACTTGGCtctaagtaaaaaaaaaaaagcagcagcatgtgTTGTTATCTTTAGCTTTTCTACTCCTTGCTGGTGCATCTGAGTCAGAAAGCGATGCATGATAAATATGTCTGAGAATGCAAACAGAAGCAGGGCAGAGTCATTCTCTAACTGAGCAAAAGTTTAAGTCATCAACATGCCATTACTGTTGAAAAAGGAAAGATCTCTTCACAGTTTAACACCAGTTAATATGAAGTTTCAtgctttcagttttttaattcacaggggacatttacagaaaactGTCTGAGAAGGGTTCCAGGAAGTTGATGTATATTCAGACTAATGTGCTACAAAGTGGGCAACCTTGCCAATCTAATTTAGTAGTTTTCATTAAATGAGCCATCATGAGCCAAGTGTTTGTGACTGGACAAGACAAGCTCAGCACTTTCTTCTCAGTTTAAGAGCAGGATCAAATACTTGCGTTGCCTGGTTTTAAGATCTTGTAAAATACCTGCAAGTAACCGATTGAGAGAGAAGTCaggcagtgtttgtgtgtgttaagtggAACAATCAGTGAtgcagacacaaacatctggTAGCCTACTGCTGCACCATGCAGAAACTGCAGTCCAGTCAGCATTACTCACTCCTCACATCAGGCTGCCTCTCTAGACCATGTGGAACCAGTCTAGAAAACTCTGGAGACCAATCCAATGTGAAGTGAAATCATGTTTTTCCTAAAGCGCTTATCAGTGACTTCATGATTCATTGATAGCTATGGTCTGACGTTGTGTGTTACAACCACGAAGAAAAAGTCTCTGAATCAGACTGAAGGCAAAGTTACTGGAAGGGTGATTTATCAAATGGAACTTatatattcaaatgaaatgtaactCTCCCTTTGACCCATCTACTCATCCATATTcacattcaaaaaaaacaacaacctctACCCTGAAACcatgtgaatatttactgtaataacaATGCAGATAAGAAAGACAATATTCCATCACGctgacaatgtgtgtgtgtacatggtGAAAACAAAGGCCCTCAGTTGGGCGAAAAGCGGAAGAATTACAGCCTTACAACCTTAACAAAAGCAGACACCCGCACAGTGGATGTTGTTTTACGAGAAAATCCGGGGCTCAAGACGACTTTATGATGAGGCAAGTTGAGTCCGTTGTTCTCCATCTGAATTTTGTTTGATGTTATAGTGGATGCAAGCACCAAGGAAAACACCCGAACAATGcgctctgtctttttttttttctgaacaaaaacaagaagaggaaggagagctGAGGCCCGTCCTTGTCTCTGTCTCTAGGAATGGGACCAGAGCATGGAGAGAAAAGGGGGATAAGTGAAGGAAATtaagagatggagggagatcCCTGTTCCTACAGCCTGTTTTCTGTAATCAGGTTCTTCTAATCTGGCCACATCCTCCCCTCTACCCCCAGGCCCAGCTGTCCAAACCTCTGACTTCATCACTTTAGCATTGGATGCTCTCTAATGTGCTGCAAAAAAATTCAGATAAATGTTTGCTTTGCTCAATCAAAAACGCACGCTGTATTTTTCTCCTTTGCTAATTAAAActgcttttttccctctctgcacTTCGAGATGTCTTTCAGATCATCATGAAGAATGATTTTTTAGTAGGGTTTAGTAGGTACCTAATATaagttttcttctgttttactcTGTTTTCAGGACTCATACAATGGTTAAACAGACATTTGAGGGTTTATTTCCTGACAGACTGCCTTACACCATGAGCTGTTGTAGCATTCAGCTTAATTTGGTGCGAAAAGGGATGTTGCATGCTAACTTTAACTCTGACCACTTCCTTTAGGTTTAGAATAGAAATAAAGTCTAGATCTCTATCACTCTCTGAAACCAAAAACAGGCACAAATACTGCAGCCTCTAGTTGAAAGataatttttgacatttcactcAACACAAAGTAACAGAGAAATGGTCCACTAGTGCCAAAATTACGCTCATGTTAAAAGAGAGGGCTGTCAACAACACAGAGTGCTTGTTTCAGAAACAGCACATGAGAACATGTCCTCTAATGTTGAACCAAGGGCTTCAGCCAATACACACAACCACATCCAATGCTGTCCAGAGCGCCaggggaaaacaaacaaaaattgaacactgcaaaataaaaaagctcCAAAGGTCCACATCTTTGCCAGAGACTGGAGCTTTCTTATGTGACCTGCTAGGACTCTCTGTTTGTTCCTATTCCTACAGCCATTTCTAATAAACAAGGCGGAGTGAGGCAGTGACGTTCACTGTGCTCATAAAGTCCTTTTTTCACattctttaaaagaaaataagggGAAAATGGGCAAAGTAAAACTTAGTGACATTTGCTACAAAACAATAGCATGAGTATGCAATCCTGTGCTTAATGTGCTTTTATTGACATGCTACTCTGAAGTGCACATATCTGTGTGATGACTGCGTTAACTTCTTATTAAGGAAACTTTTTACTTTGCTTGTAACAGCCGCTTTCTTAGTCGGACCTGAGTGATCCTGTTAATAGTTTAATAATAGAGCACCTTAATAAAATGCCATCAGATACCAGGTGAGACATTTGTGCAGCCTACTTGAAAGGGAGAAACATGAAAGAATATTTTAGAAGAAAAACAAGCCATTTGGATGTGGGACGCTTCAGTAAGGGAGAGGGATAAATGAGTTTTTCTGGGAAGCACTTGAAGGATAGATATTTGGATCAAAAAGGAACACAACCTGGCTCTGCTGTCATTCAACTGCCAGCTGAGTTAGAGCCCAGAGCATCCCGCCTGCCGCTGcgctacaaacaaacacaggaggAGACTTCTTCTTGGAGAAACCCTCCACTTTCCATGAGGAGCTTTTCAAGCAGCTGTTTGCCACGTGGCGTCTTATAAATAATTAACACAAGCACTATGCAGGCACTGTCTAATTAAAAAATGCAATTGTTGGGAAACCTAAATAAGCCCTGTTGGTGACTtaatatatatgcatatgtccctttcattaaaaaaaaaaaagtcttgttaaATTTTACGGCTTTGGCAAGAGAAAAGTGGTAAGAATTCAGGGCTGAAAACTCTTAATACCTGTAAATTATtacttgtgtgtgcatgtggattTTCTATCCTACCTGGCAGTCTGCATGTTCTTTCCATTGCCCTCAGCTCCTGTTGAACCCCATTTGTCTCTGGAAATGACAAGTGGGATGACAGCTGTGAACAAATTAGCGTCAGGAATGAGTCTGAATCCCTTCATAATCAGCGAAATGAAAAAGCAATGGAGGGCAATGAAGATGGATGGGCAGAAAGTAAAAATGCGGGCATGACAGAAAGTAATATGTGATTGATGACACTGGATCTACTAGGCTACTGACTCACAATTACTGGAACATTCACGCAGAACTGTGttttaatctataaaaatatCTGATTGCCTTTCCTAAGAAAGAGAACAAAGTACACTCCCTTaaactgacagacagcagctgagacaaactggttcagaccacttccttttcttttcacacTTCAGAGGTCAAAGTGAAATGACATCACATGGTGAAAAACCTGTGTCTCTCTAATACTTATTTTCCAGGGAATCAAGATACACTTGATTACAACTTGAATGTTTGTGTTATAATGTTTTTACACGATATGATATATGTGATATATGATTATTTGTGCTCTGGGATCTGCTGCCAGAACACCCACTCTCGTTCCCTCACATatgtaaaatgctgctttaCTTCTCTTTTCTATCTTGTAGCAGAAGCATGGGTATGGGTTCCTAGCTCTTGCTATGATAATCACTGTCTTCCTCATGCTAACTAGTGTATCTTCAAGCCACAGTGGGATCTCTTCTTGCTTCACCATCAGGCCCACATCATGAACCCATCAGCGGAACAAAGGAGCAAAGAGttcaagtaaaaataataagGCTTAACTTTTAACGAGATCTGtcttgttgccatggtaacaatAAATTTGCTGATAATATAAACAATACGGCATAAAATGCTGTGATAAATTGTTCAACACAGAATGATCTTTTCAGTATTTCATAAGCTGTGTCCTTTTCAGTTTATAGACAACACTGTGAGAGGAGGGTGATGCAAAACAGCTCTctaatgaaatatgttttgacTAAAAGGGCTGATCATAAAGTTtacttgtgcacacacatttcTAAGAGCCTGAGGCCTCGCTGGCTTTGGAGAGAAGccaggaaaaacagaaaacctcTGATCGATTGTACCTTTGGCCACCGATTACCACAGAGAACACAAATAATAACTTGACATGGGACCAGCTTATCAGAGTGATACTGCCTCTCTACACACATGGCATTTTACAAAGCTCACAGGACCTCCAAGGAACAGATTCAAAGCGATGGTCGTAAGCTCCGGGGTTTCAGTGCTGTTGCACCGACAGCTTCATCATTTGCCATCTAAACTTCTCAAGGGGAAAACAGATCAACAATGCAAGCTGTCACTACGACTGTGACACTAATTGATCAGCCCTTTCATCAGGACGTTAACGACACTCTCACTCAAAATCAAATTATTGCCTTGtgacaaaaaaagcacatttgacagccctttaaaaataaaagcgTTTTCCTGAAATTGCGGTCCTCTTATTGAAACCCACTGGACATACCAGTGAGTGAGAGAGTTTTAAATGTGCATTCTGGCAGCATATCACTCAATCTACTTAATGGCaaacacaggtgtgtgtgccTCTTTGCTTTCCAGTAAAAGGACAGGCAGTATGACTGACTGCAGCATAGATATATAGAAATAATGAAGGTAAACGTGGATGGCATGCAATTCCCAAACTATGAACTGCTTAAAGAATTACTGATAGTTTGTCTGCATGCACCActtaagaaaaagaaatcccTGTCCTCGCAGTAATTCCCTCCATCTGAATCACAGTCACATAGAAATATATTGCCTGTCTCTCTTGCTTAAAACACAACTTACTGTGTGccacaaaccaaccaatcaatAATGTTCTAGTCTGCAGCTTACGTGAGTACAGTCCTAACAAGAATCAGCCACAAATTTTCTATAAGCCACACAGACATCAACTCCCTTAATGGTCTGAGCTCCACTCTTCCCTTATCAGGCTCTCCTCTGGCATGGATGACCAACTCCAAAAAAGAAGCTGGACAACTTCCATGTGGAGGGAGAGACTGCTGGAGCCttacagacaaacagcaggccagagaagaagagctgCTTGCTGCAGCAGTAGCTGACGTGGAGCTACGTGTgcatcacacactcacacacacacacacacacacacacacagaagcccGTGCAGCTGGAGACACTCGAGATGACTGTCTAGAAGCCAGCGAGTGAACCTCGCAGTCGAGCCCCAAGAAGTGGGAGATGGAGCATGTTTCATTCCAACAATAAGTATTAAAAGGTTGGGAATATATACAGACTGACAGATAAATATAGACATGAGCAGATAGAtaaacacagatgcacacacacgcatgcaaaTGCCAACATACAGCGAGGTCACCTGCAAGTTCTCAAGACATGAGGACCCCTTCtgacacacaaaaatgaaattgtCAAACATTCTTATGTGCTTTTACAGAAAGCTATCTATTCTGTCTGAGGATCTTCAGTTAAATATCTGACCCTTATCCAATTACTGCTACAGTATAAGATCTTTTGTCTTTGTAATGTGACAAATCTTACTGCATTGATTAAGGGTGGCACTTAGAATGTACACGTTGTTGTAATAGCAGCTTGCTGAGGTAGATATCTGGAAAACGATCACAAGTAAAGCTGTTCACTCATATGAAGGATAGCTTTGTTTATGGAACATGATAACATTTTAATCCTGATGCAAGATTGCATATCTATGGGATACTCCCTTTGTGTCCACTGTTTCCACACTGGTTTTGTGTTTCATCTCTGAATTAATTGCAGACTATGGCCTACAGTACCACAGACGCAGGAGTAATGGAAAAAGTCATTACAATTGGTCTTGACAGCAAAACTTTCCAAGTCTTGGTAGTGGTGAGTAGATACATGGAAAACTCATCGTGCCCTCAAACGTCAGTTGAGTCTCAATCGCTCTtgcgctctctttctctcaattATGCGACCAAGATGAAGTCATCATAACTTAATCTGCCTCGTGCCTTGGACAATCCCCTGAAAATGTTCCCTCAGCATTGTCCACATTGTGCAAGTAACACATCAAGCCAGATATGTTTGGTATGTGATTGGTCTGGGTCAGTGAGGGGCTATTTGTGATCCAGGGAGGGGAACATTCCTTCATTCCTGCATTCATTCTCTCAGAGACCTCTTCATTACATAATTCTGCAAGATGCAGACTCACCGTACTGATATTTCCATCTGTTTTAAGTGTGGAAACTGAACAGATGTTCCAAAACTTCCCCTATGAGATGCCTCACAACCATAACATATTGTAAActcatttacatgtaaaaatcaaacatgacAATGTTTAGCTGGGGATGTCACTTTCATTTAGGCGAACAGATATGGAGATGTACTCATCATCTGTATTTGAATAAATTTGATGAGGAGTTTGCATGTGCAGAGTAAAATCACATTgactatacagtataatgtCGTTGTTAGCAGTAGTCTGACATCTAGTGGGCAATGTGAACAATTGTTCTCGCGATGTTCCTACAGGTATGTAATGATAATACAGTTTAAAGCAGCATAAGCATGGCCAGATTCATTTGACATGGGGTCTTTGGGGCCCCAGGACAGTTGACCACTTCAGTAATCAAGCCTAAAGCAAGAGTGGCCAAAAATTACTTACAGTGAGTAAAGTGACAATATCCCACCAGGATACTTCAGTAGCCTACTGTTTAAGGCTGAACAATAGATGTTTTGGGATTGTTTAAAATTACATCCTCAGTTAGTTAAAGCCAAACTGACTTTGAGCAAATGTGTAGTTACCTGTCCAGAGAAAAGAGCAGCATTCGGGTTATTTTGAATATTGAGTCTTCAAATGGCCCTATTCACAAGGGCTCTGTGCTGTAGTTCAGCTAGTTTTCCCCAGCTTTTACTTTATATGCCATTCGTCTCCGATACATATGTGTCGccatctttaaaaatgaaagtatatttTTAGGTAACGAGTTATACTTAGATGCATTGTACTTACATCGAGTGTAAAATTCACTTTTTCTATTCCAGAAGAGACGAAAAAAAACCCTCTCCGGAACCATTTGCTGCTAAAGCTTCGGGATTCGTTTGAAGGTCGCACCGTCATGTGTAACACAATTTGTTGTCCGTCACTCAAAGTCGTGGCTAAAGTACTGCTGCACatcacattatatatatatatatttttttttttttacagcttgtaTTGTGAATACTTTTGATGGACGTCGTGGAGCAAAAAGACACAGAAGAAAATGCGCCTTCAGTTATCGACCGTTATTACACACGCTGGTACAGAGCCGGTAAATCAAACTTTAATGAAATGTCTTTCTTGTTAGCTGATGTTAGCTGTTAGGTGGCCAACCTAGCTAACGTTACTTAGATTTGGAGACTTCAGAGAGAAAccattaatgttaataatgcatttaattcAAGGAATACCGAGAGCGTTTAAGgttaattattgttttgtatttagaTATGAAGGGGAAACCGTGTGAGGACCACTGCATCCTGCAGCATTCAAACAGGTAActaacatataaaataaaaagacgtcattacacattttaattacTTGAGCTGTAACagttacattttcatatttatttatatatatatatatatatatatatatatgaacttTTGTGGTGGTATTACGTCATATTTAAAGATGCAGTATTTCTAGAATATTGTACATGGAGGAGCTAAAAAATTAGGAACAccttatataaaaatgtaatgctactcaataaaaaaacaatacaaaaaacagTCTGGAAGTATAATATTCACCACAAGGGTGACATAGGCTATACATTACAAGACTGTTGATCGCATATTACAGTATACAGGGGGTTTAAATTGTTCTGGTCACTCTGTGTATTCAGctgatgttttatttcctgtgcTATATCTAATACGGCTACATTTTGTGACACACTGGGTTTAATCTCCAGTCATCATCAGTGAATGAGTAATTAATATTGTAAATTTGTGGATTCCTTTTTAAAGGACACTTTTAAATTTGTGTTTGCAGATTATGTGTCATCACTTTAGCAGAGACTCACCCGGTCCTTCAGAATGGGCGAACAATCAAAAACATCAATTACCAGATCAGTAATGGATGCAGTCGGCTAAACAACAAAGTGTCGGGGAAGTCCAAGCGGGTAATTTTATAAAGCTAGATGCAATTTTGATCTTTATGCATGaatttttcttgtcttttcatCTTTGCTTCACATCTACAAGTGGTCAGCTCAGCCTTTAATCACCCTTTTTCTATGCTACAGGGGGGTCAGTTCCTTACTGATTTTGCACCTCTGTGTAGGATAACATGCACAGATGAAACTGAGTACACGATCTACAGGTGAGACCATGATCTGTTTTCCTAAGCATATATATTATTTCCGTGATGCCTGGTAAAGTCAAATTTAGCCAGTGTGCCACAGTTAGTCACCCAAATGTGTCATCTTTTTAGCTGCATCAGGGGTCGTCTTCTTGAGGTCAATGAGAATATTTTAGAAACACCTGCTCTTTTGCTGGAAAAggtaattatatatttttcttcagcATTATCTCATGTACATGTGGACACCATCTATGTGTTCTTCCTCTGAAAATCTGATCATGTGAACTACAAATAATTTACACTTGTACATCTATTTGCACAGCCTGCATACTCATCAAATGGTTTTAAACccatgaaaaacatttgttctAGATGTACAGTAAAGTCCTTGAGGAAAGCACGTCAGCTTCTCTGCTAGGATTGAATGttatcaaaaaaaaatgtgtgaaatattgTTGTAAGAGTTCTTTGTCAAATCTGAACAGCCATCCACAGAAGGATACATCGCTGTCATTCTGCCAAAGTTTGAGGAGAGCAAGAGCATAACAGAGAACCTGTTGAGCAGAGAGGAGTTCGAGAGCGTCGTCTCCAAACGGAGTGCCACCCAATCACAACCCTCTTGACGGAGCTCCACTTTTTCGCCTTATTCCAGTCAGAACTGTTCTGGGAAAGTTTCTCTCTACCACTCCCACAAGGTTAAGTGAAGAATGGGAACACTATCCTGGAAAGTGACATTTACACGGGCTCACTTCAAAGGGACTATTGTGTATAATGCAAGCATTGCACTTTGCCTTTAGATTATTATACACTGAAGAAGTTTTCCGAAAGtgctttatttattgttttgtttttctcatttgaaaatgaaaaaatagaaGAGAGCATGACATGGATTCTGTTGTTAAATACCCCTAATAATGTTTAATTACAATTATTTTTGTAgaatgtcaaaaagaaaaacaacaaacaatgatttaagaaaaatattgtttattttttgtgtcaCTTTTTTTGACCTTTCAATTGTCAAAAGAATAGATGGTCCAAAACTAGATCTATGATTTCTTCACATCTGTAGAGCCACTACAATACCCAACATCCTTAGCTGCTctcaaacagtacaaagcatcTCTAAAGCTTAATGAATGTTATTCATTTCAATCACTGTCGCACCCTCACCTAGTACCAAAATCATTACCTTaggatacatactgtatgtatatatatatatatatatatatatatatatatatatatatatatatacatatacatagatagatagatagatctaTGCTTCAAGTACCATATTATACAGACCATATACCATTTAATACATATTGGCCTACTAGGCAGCTTCACAAGGATAGTCTTCATAACAAGTACACTTCAAGGCTCCATTTGACACACTTTCATTTCTTTAgtgagaaaaaagtgttaaCAGTATACTGAATATTATTTGATAATGCTCAGGAAAGTATAAAGTCCTGTCTTTCCAAAAGTATCTTAGTGGTAAGATTTATCTTAATCAACTGATTATTTGGAGAGACCAGGTCAAAATAGAAATAAGTCTCCAGTGATGAGCTTTATATTTTAGACTAGTAGCAAGCTGAAGATGACCGCGTCCTCAAGAGGACAATCATATTTGGCAtgaatttgtgatttttgcattttgttacTAACATAGCGCATGGTGAACACTCCATAGCAAACTGTATGGTAATTAGACATCGATCACATGTCATGAttgacttttaaaatgcttaTCCATGTGAGACTACAATGCCATTGATCAAGGACACAACGTACCACTATGGCTAACATTacataacaagtgttaacattaCAAGCCTACGGCGCATTGACCATAGGTGACTCAAACACAAGGGTATGGTGATGATGGCATCATGCATGATGGGTTTTCAGccatgtcagtgttttgtttgtttttttctttttcatttggcTAAGATGTGCAACACAGTTACAGTACACCACAAAGCAAATAGGCTTGTTACACAGAGGCACATAGTGAAGACAGATATATGGCTGAGGTGAGCATCaagaggagtttttttttttttttttacctgattTCCGATCAGTTTATCTACTCAATAGCCAGAGAAATGATAAAAGTAATTCCAAAATCAGGTTTGTGCCAGGTCCCTCTATGATGAGGCTCACTGCAAATGACCAAGTCTTAGTGTTGGCTGATTGTCTCCATCTTGTGGAATGGGGTGGAACTGGTGCTTCAGGTAACAAGCTACCCTGGGGTACAACTGCCCCTGAGCACAGAGATTGGATCTGCTTTTTCCGCTGTAAACCTTATAATTAATCACTGAGACAGCAAATGCAAACTCTGACGAGGCAACCATCTTCACGCCTCTGCTCTAGCCCACTCTAAAAAGTTGGTGCATGAGGATGAGGGGAGTAAAGTATTTCCTGGATTACATGTTCTCCAGAAAGGTGAGGTTGGCTATGTGCTTCTCTGAGGGAGAATAGTGGTCAAAGGAGGTGAATGTTTTCCTGGATTATTTGCTCTCTAAGAGGTTGAGACCAGTCATGTGCTGCTCTAAGGATTTGACACCAAAGCCGTTGCTGTTCTTGCCGTTGAGAGCTCCTTCCTCTTTGACGGGTGTGGATAcatcctgcctctctctccagtCCTGCGGGGAACCCAGGCTGCTCCTCTCTGACTTGTAC is part of the Thunnus albacares chromosome 19, fThuAlb1.1, whole genome shotgun sequence genome and encodes:
- the abitram gene encoding protein Abitram, which produces MDVVEQKDTEENAPSVIDRYYTRWYRADMKGKPCEDHCILQHSNRLCVITLAETHPVLQNGRTIKNINYQISNGCSRLNNKVSGKSKRGGQFLTDFAPLCRITCTDETEYTIYSCIRGRLLEVNENILETPALLLEKPSTEGYIAVILPKFEESKSITENLLSREEFESVVSKRSATQSQPS